A single Defluviitalea saccharophila DNA region contains:
- a CDS encoding methyl-accepting chemotaxis protein — MKLFPPLRLRSKMILFFSLLLFAFGITMLAFVRNGVNDLNQYNMEKQLKSIVDLEYKLFSRDFEGAWNLKDGKLYKGNHLLDGSSDVVDAISGATRYSVALISNSQVVATSLSNINISPDVQKTLEETKETLIEEVILDDVPYEVIYKPITDSSQNVIGSFSVWVLKDDVINMSRELFRNLVFITLSVIILGIIFVLVFGTKITKPLSRVIKDVLKVSQGNYAVKVQRYDVDRRDEVGDLSRAIKEMIEKQKEMIKYLSTDAQQMNSSSQSLYATVEAITARVEEISASTDDIAAVMTQIDASTMDVNNTSAVVADNIKNLAGHISQSNYTVGQIKERAENMKKASQKSQEETNLIYTQKKTKILEAIEKAEVVKEIKNMAQLISSIAEQTNLLALNASIEAARAGEQGRGFAVVAEEIRALAEQSASTVTNIHTVIAQVYEAFENLSNNGKDILDFINDKVIKDYDLMMETSIQYQRDSKLVEELVQDFTNSTKSIASSMEQIQEQIKAVSQAITSASASTQTISDGLKESSAAVESIVSVAEAQSALGEQLATMLKQFNVD, encoded by the coding sequence ATGAAGCTATTTCCACCACTTAGACTTCGAAGTAAAATGATCTTGTTTTTTAGCCTTTTATTGTTTGCATTTGGCATTACGATGTTAGCATTTGTCCGAAACGGTGTAAATGATTTGAATCAGTATAATATGGAAAAGCAGTTAAAATCCATTGTTGATTTAGAATATAAATTATTTTCCCGTGATTTTGAAGGTGCCTGGAACCTGAAGGACGGAAAGCTTTATAAAGGAAATCATTTATTGGACGGCAGCTCTGATGTGGTAGATGCCATAAGTGGTGCAACCCGATATTCTGTTGCTTTAATTTCTAATAGTCAGGTTGTAGCTACTTCCTTATCGAATATCAATATTTCTCCCGATGTTCAAAAAACTTTAGAAGAAACAAAAGAAACTTTAATAGAAGAAGTTATTTTAGATGACGTTCCTTATGAAGTCATATATAAGCCTATTACAGATTCCTCGCAAAACGTCATAGGAAGTTTTAGCGTATGGGTTTTAAAAGATGATGTCATTAATATGAGCCGTGAGCTATTTAGAAACTTAGTATTCATTACTCTTAGTGTTATTATATTAGGCATTATTTTTGTATTAGTGTTTGGCACTAAGATTACCAAGCCTTTATCCCGAGTGATTAAGGATGTTTTAAAGGTCTCACAGGGAAATTATGCGGTGAAAGTTCAAAGGTATGATGTGGACAGACGAGATGAAGTAGGCGATTTATCCAGAGCAATTAAGGAAATGATAGAAAAGCAAAAAGAAATGATTAAGTATTTATCAACGGATGCACAGCAGATGAATTCTTCCTCTCAAAGTCTTTATGCGACCGTTGAGGCAATTACAGCTCGCGTAGAAGAAATTAGTGCTTCAACAGATGATATTGCTGCTGTTATGACCCAGATTGATGCATCCACCATGGACGTTAATAACACCAGTGCGGTTGTAGCAGATAATATTAAAAATCTGGCGGGACATATCAGTCAGAGCAATTATACGGTGGGACAGATTAAAGAACGGGCAGAAAACATGAAAAAAGCATCCCAGAAATCCCAGGAAGAAACCAACCTTATTTATACACAAAAGAAAACTAAGATATTAGAAGCTATTGAAAAAGCAGAAGTCGTAAAAGAGATTAAAAATATGGCACAGCTTATTTCAAGCATTGCCGAACAAACCAATCTTTTAGCTCTTAATGCCAGTATTGAAGCTGCAAGGGCAGGGGAGCAGGGAAGAGGTTTTGCTGTGGTAGCAGAAGAAATAAGAGCCTTAGCAGAACAATCGGCAAGCACCGTTACAAACATACATACTGTTATAGCACAGGTATATGAGGCTTTTGAGAATCTTTCCAATAACGGAAAGGATATTTTAGACTTCATTAATGATAAAGTTATAAAAGACTATGACTTAATGATGGAGACCAGTATACAATACCAAAGAGATTCAAAGTTGGTAGAAGAATTGGTTCAAGACTTTACAAACAGTACGAAGAGCATTGCTTCTTCAATGGAACAAATTCAAGAGCAAATTAAAGCCGTTTCTCAAGCTATTACCTCTGCTTCTGCCAGCACCCAAACAATTTCCGATGGATTAAAGGAATCCAGTGCAGCTGTAGAATCCATTGTATCCGTTGCTGAGGCACAGTCAGCCCTGGGAGAACAGCTGGCTACCATGTTAAAGCAATTTAATGTAGACTAA
- a CDS encoding L,D-transpeptidase family protein codes for MKSFKLQILLLVLLGLVLSDMIYYRYNALHLYETALHLNKNPYFIHVDLDDYKMYVFKNGEVIKTYPVSGGRVISPSPLGTWTIISKSDWGEGFGGTWMGFNVPWGKFGIHGTDEPWSIGRPLSHGCIRMYNKDADELQKMIPIGTKVAIVKGVFGPFGDYFRVLEPGHTGADVLMVQRRLNDLGYYHGYCDGKYGEGMKSAVHRFQKDHKLPISNKISLTMYERMGFIPME; via the coding sequence ATGAAATCCTTTAAGCTTCAAATCCTGCTGCTCGTACTTTTGGGTTTAGTTTTATCGGATATGATTTACTATCGCTACAATGCTCTCCATCTTTATGAAACAGCCCTTCATCTCAATAAAAATCCATATTTTATTCATGTTGATTTAGACGATTATAAAATGTATGTATTCAAGAACGGAGAGGTCATAAAAACCTATCCTGTATCAGGAGGCAGAGTCATCTCACCCTCTCCCCTTGGAACATGGACCATCATCTCCAAATCTGATTGGGGTGAAGGTTTTGGAGGCACTTGGATGGGGTTTAACGTCCCCTGGGGTAAGTTCGGAATTCACGGAACCGATGAACCTTGGTCCATTGGAAGACCTCTTTCCCATGGGTGCATCCGAATGTATAATAAAGATGCAGATGAACTGCAGAAGATGATTCCCATTGGTACCAAGGTTGCCATTGTAAAAGGGGTCTTCGGACCTTTTGGGGATTACTTTAGGGTACTGGAGCCGGGGCATACCGGTGCCGATGTACTTATGGTTCAGCGAAGACTTAATGATTTAGGTTATTATCACGGCTACTGTGACGGAAAATACGGAGAAGGCATGAAAAGCGCAGTCCACAGATTCCAAAAAGATCACAAACTACCTATCAGTAATAAAATTTCTCTCACAATGTATGAAAGAATGGGGTTTATACCTATGGAATAG
- a CDS encoding ATP-binding protein: protein MTVKENQYKKILRDYEIKRDMSNRRLKARQEEVYARIPRIAEIDRILSSTGIEVSKLVLQYPEKADELIKSLEQRNLDLVIEKAELLYVNGYDKDYLEPSYSCSDCKDTGYINNSPCHCFKQALIDVAYDQSNLKDILSVENFENFNFGYYSDEIHPQANISPRENIKNIYSHCIRFVDEFDDTFNNMIFYGDPGLGKTFLCNCIAKDLLDRGKTVLYLTAFQLFKLFEQERFRKEENEDSKAYLDAIFTVDLLIIDDLGTEFNTALTGAELFNCLNARLLDRKPTIISTNLSPNDWQKQYSERIVSRVFGNYKALKFIGTDIRILKKYN, encoded by the coding sequence ATGACGGTAAAAGAAAATCAGTACAAAAAAATCCTGAGGGATTATGAAATCAAAAGGGACATGTCAAACAGGCGATTAAAAGCCAGACAGGAAGAAGTATATGCCAGAATCCCCAGGATTGCTGAGATAGATAGAATCCTTTCCTCTACCGGTATAGAGGTTTCAAAGCTTGTTTTGCAGTATCCTGAAAAAGCGGATGAATTGATCAAATCTTTAGAGCAGCGGAACTTAGATTTAGTCATTGAAAAAGCAGAGCTTTTATACGTTAATGGATATGATAAAGATTATTTAGAGCCTTCCTATAGCTGCTCCGACTGCAAGGATACGGGTTATATTAATAATTCCCCATGTCACTGCTTTAAGCAGGCTCTTATTGATGTAGCCTATGACCAATCCAATTTAAAGGATATCTTGTCCGTAGAGAATTTTGAAAACTTTAATTTTGGTTATTACTCCGATGAAATTCATCCTCAGGCCAATATCTCTCCGAGAGAAAACATTAAAAATATTTACAGCCATTGCATCCGATTTGTAGACGAATTTGATGATACCTTCAACAATATGATCTTTTACGGAGATCCCGGCCTCGGGAAAACTTTTTTATGTAACTGTATTGCAAAAGACCTCTTAGATCGCGGAAAAACCGTACTTTACTTAACGGCCTTTCAGCTTTTTAAGCTTTTTGAACAGGAAAGATTTCGTAAAGAAGAAAATGAAGATTCCAAGGCCTATCTTGACGCCATTTTTACGGTGGACTTGCTTATTATTGACGATTTAGGCACAGAATTTAATACCGCCCTTACCGGAGCAGAACTCTTTAACTGTCTCAATGCAAGGCTCCTTGACAGAAAGCCTACCATAATCTCTACAAACCTCTCTCCTAATGACTGGCAAAAGCAATATTCCGAAAGAATTGTATCCAGGGTGTTTGGAAACTATAAAGCGTTGAAATTTATCGGAACAGATATACGAATACTTAAAAAATATAATTAA
- a CDS encoding DnaD domain protein codes for MAILNIKNNLELSTTPISNEFIDTYMPKANGNFVKVYLYGYRFCYHCQHNLTSKEMAEKLDLLESDVIKAFQYWKEQGLMDFEWHDDDNIYIAYRMPVSSTEPNPKVELPNAAVENKNVHIHLESKPDYSPEELTIYMKNPEISQLFKIAERYLGRMLNHNDLKILYSLYDWLRLPLDVIELLLEHCISNNHRSIRYIEKVAITWVEEGITTVEKAKARMKVFNNDYREIMKCFGLTNRDPAPSEIECMDKWISTFALDIILEACRRTIAQTQKPSFQYTDSILKSWAKNKVKSLEDIEKLDAAYLQKKTMQNGSNSSDSQTADYYSKPSKFVNFKQRNWDFDELERLEREYLSKQLSEGR; via the coding sequence ATGGCGATTCTAAATATTAAAAACAATCTAGAATTATCCACAACACCAATTTCCAATGAATTTATTGATACCTATATGCCAAAAGCAAATGGAAATTTTGTTAAAGTGTATTTATACGGCTATCGCTTTTGCTACCACTGCCAACACAATCTCACCTCGAAAGAAATGGCAGAAAAACTGGACTTATTAGAATCGGATGTCATAAAGGCATTCCAATATTGGAAAGAGCAAGGCCTGATGGATTTTGAATGGCATGATGACGATAATATTTATATTGCCTATCGTATGCCAGTGTCTTCTACGGAACCGAATCCTAAAGTTGAGCTTCCTAACGCTGCTGTTGAAAATAAAAACGTACATATTCATTTAGAATCAAAGCCGGACTATAGCCCGGAAGAATTAACAATTTACATGAAAAATCCTGAAATCAGTCAGCTTTTTAAGATTGCTGAAAGATATTTAGGGCGAATGTTAAATCACAACGATTTAAAGATTTTATATAGCTTATACGATTGGCTAAGACTGCCTTTAGATGTGATAGAACTTTTATTGGAGCACTGCATCTCTAATAACCATAGAAGCATTCGATATATCGAGAAGGTGGCCATTACCTGGGTAGAAGAAGGGATTACTACCGTTGAAAAAGCCAAAGCCAGAATGAAAGTATTTAATAACGATTACAGGGAAATCATGAAATGCTTTGGGCTGACCAATAGAGACCCTGCCCCTTCTGAGATTGAATGTATGGATAAATGGATCAGTACTTTTGCTTTAGATATTATTTTAGAGGCGTGCAGAAGAACCATTGCTCAAACTCAAAAACCAAGCTTTCAGTATACCGATTCTATATTAAAGAGTTGGGCAAAAAATAAAGTGAAATCCCTGGAAGACATTGAAAAATTAGACGCTGCATATCTTCAAAAGAAAACTATGCAAAATGGTTCTAATTCCAGTGATTCTCAAACAGCGGATTATTATTCAAAACCTAGTAAATTCGTAAACTTTAAGCAAAGGAATTGGGATTTTGATGAGTTAGAACGGTTAGAAAGAGAATATCTTAGTAAACAGCTTTCTGAAGGCAGGTGA
- the murC gene encoding UDP-N-acetylmuramate--L-alanine ligase, whose protein sequence is MLDINFENTNQKIHFIGIGGISMSGLAEILVKKGFKVSGSDMKNSKITRHLEQLGVDFHLGHLPSNIKEDLDLVVYTAAVKEDNPELMEARKKNIPTMDRAEFLGQIMKNYPYAIAVSGTHGKTTTTSMLSHILLETKKDPTISVGGILDAIGGNIRTGHSDYFITEACEYCDSFLKFYPYIGIILNIEEDHLDYFKDIHHIMKSFTAFAKRIPREGALVINGDIENIHAILDEVNCRVITFGTDASRVMWTAANISYNEKACGSFDLFYQGKNMGRISLSVPGIHNIYNALAACACAHALDISVEDMANGLKKFVGTHQRFEIKGDLKGITVVDDYAHHPTEIKATLAVANRYPHNRLWCVFQPHTYSRTKAFLKEFAEALTAADHIILTDIYAAREKDLGEVHSKDLQREIEKLGKKAYYFSDFESIENFLLQNCIPGDLLITMGAGDVNTIGEDLLGTNLSTLSTELSTESQKISCE, encoded by the coding sequence ATGCTAGATATTAATTTTGAAAACACCAATCAAAAGATCCATTTCATAGGCATTGGCGGTATCAGTATGAGCGGCTTGGCAGAAATCCTCGTAAAAAAGGGGTTTAAAGTATCCGGTTCTGACATGAAAAACTCCAAAATCACCCGTCATTTGGAGCAACTGGGAGTTGACTTTCATTTAGGGCATTTGCCTTCAAATATTAAAGAGGATTTGGACCTCGTGGTTTATACGGCAGCTGTTAAAGAAGATAACCCTGAGCTTATGGAAGCCAGAAAAAAGAATATCCCTACGATGGACCGCGCAGAATTCCTTGGCCAGATTATGAAGAATTATCCTTATGCCATAGCAGTTTCCGGAACCCACGGAAAAACTACAACAACCTCTATGTTATCCCATATTTTATTGGAAACTAAAAAAGATCCTACCATATCCGTAGGAGGCATATTAGATGCCATAGGGGGAAATATCCGTACGGGCCATTCTGATTATTTTATTACCGAAGCCTGTGAATACTGTGATAGTTTTCTTAAATTCTATCCTTACATAGGCATTATTTTAAATATCGAAGAAGATCATCTGGATTATTTTAAAGATATTCATCATATCATGAAATCCTTTACTGCTTTTGCAAAAAGAATCCCCAGAGAGGGCGCATTGGTGATTAACGGCGACATAGAAAATATCCATGCCATACTGGATGAAGTGAATTGCAGGGTAATCACCTTTGGTACCGATGCCAGTCGTGTGATGTGGACTGCCGCCAATATTTCCTATAATGAAAAAGCCTGCGGAAGCTTTGATTTATTTTATCAAGGAAAAAACATGGGCAGAATTTCTTTAAGTGTACCGGGTATTCATAATATTTATAATGCCCTTGCCGCTTGTGCCTGTGCCCATGCATTAGATATATCCGTAGAAGATATGGCAAATGGATTAAAAAAATTTGTGGGCACCCATCAGCGATTTGAGATTAAAGGGGATCTAAAAGGGATTACCGTCGTGGACGATTATGCCCACCACCCCACAGAAATAAAAGCTACCCTGGCCGTGGCAAATCGTTATCCCCACAATAGATTATGGTGTGTGTTCCAACCCCATACTTATTCAAGAACTAAGGCATTTTTAAAGGAATTTGCCGAAGCCTTAACAGCAGCGGATCACATCATTTTAACAGATATTTATGCCGCCCGTGAAAAAGATTTAGGTGAAGTACACTCAAAGGATTTACAAAGAGAAATTGAAAAATTAGGAAAAAAAGCATATTACTTCTCAGATTTTGAGTCCATAGAAAATTTTCTTTTACAAAATTGTATCCCAGGGGACCTGTTGATAACTATGGGGGCTGGAGATGTGAATACAATAGGCGAAGACCTTTTAGGAACCAATTTATCCACATTATCCACAGAATTGTCAACAGAATCTCAAAAGATATCATGTGAATAA
- the purR gene encoding pur operon repressor: protein MNRINKSERIGTIIKILTENPQKIFTLNKFGELFECAKSTLSEDIDIVKNIFNKFELGEIETVAGAAGGVFYKPVMTKDKIKNFCEELCAKINQTDRIIPGGYIYLNDIIYSPEISYTMGKALASFFQHLEFDYIVTIETKGIPIALMTARVLNKPLVVVRKEGKLTDGTAIHMNYLTGSSKRIQTMSLAKRSLPKGSKVIFIDDFMKAGGTAKGIVDLMKEFECEAVGVGVLMATKEPKEKLVEDYVTLLVLEKVDEEKKEIIVKSSL, encoded by the coding sequence GTGAATCGAATTAACAAAAGTGAACGGATAGGAACCATTATAAAAATTCTTACGGAGAATCCACAGAAGATTTTTACTCTTAATAAATTTGGAGAGTTATTTGAGTGTGCCAAATCCACTTTAAGTGAAGACATTGATATTGTAAAAAATATATTCAATAAGTTTGAATTAGGTGAAATTGAAACCGTAGCGGGAGCTGCAGGGGGCGTCTTTTATAAACCTGTGATGACAAAAGACAAGATTAAAAATTTCTGCGAAGAACTCTGCGCAAAAATTAACCAAACCGACAGAATTATTCCCGGAGGATATATATATTTAAACGATATCATTTATTCTCCAGAAATCAGCTATACTATGGGAAAAGCCTTAGCCAGTTTTTTTCAGCACCTTGAGTTTGATTATATTGTTACCATTGAAACAAAAGGTATTCCCATTGCCCTAATGACCGCAAGAGTATTAAATAAACCTTTAGTTGTCGTAAGAAAGGAAGGGAAACTAACAGACGGAACAGCGATTCATATGAATTATTTAACGGGGTCTTCAAAAAGAATCCAGACCATGTCCTTAGCCAAACGCTCTCTGCCTAAGGGGTCAAAAGTCATTTTTATTGATGATTTTATGAAAGCAGGGGGAACAGCCAAAGGGATCGTAGACTTGATGAAAGAATTTGAATGCGAAGCTGTTGGAGTCGGGGTTTTAATGGCAACAAAAGAGCCAAAAGAAAAGCTGGTGGAAGATTACGTTACCTTGCTGGTTTTAGAAAAAGTAGATGAAGAAAAAAAAGAGATTATCGTAAAATCATCCTTATAG
- a CDS encoding glucose-1-phosphate adenylyltransferase, producing the protein MHKKEIISMLLAGGQGSRLGILTKNLAKPAVTFGGKYRIIDFALSNCINSGIDTVGVLTQYEPLRLNQHIGIGIPWDLDRKSGGVTILSPYVKEQEGAWYSGTANAIYQNIKFIDNYNPEYVLILSGDHIYKMDYSKMLDYHKENNCDATIAVLEIPIEEAHRFGIMNTGDGDRIVEFEEKPKNPKSNLASMGIYIFTWKKLRQALIDDNARHEDSDFGKHIIPTMLENEDRVYAYRFRDYWKDVGTIESYWQANMELIETLPSFNLYEEFWKFYTNLDDQTPQYIGGEAEVQKSIISEGCEVYGEVINSVLGPGVIVEKGAVVKDTIVMANTVVKEGSVLDRCIVAENCIINENVRIGEGENIPNEKKPSIYNTGISVVGENTTIPEGVWIGKNCVVYGDTTPEHYDNGRLESGSSLILEGVEA; encoded by the coding sequence ATGCACAAAAAAGAGATTATTTCCATGCTTTTAGCAGGAGGACAAGGAAGCCGTCTTGGCATACTCACTAAGAATCTTGCAAAGCCTGCAGTTACTTTCGGAGGGAAATATCGAATTATCGACTTCGCCTTAAGTAATTGTATTAATTCAGGAATTGATACCGTAGGCGTTCTCACTCAATATGAACCACTACGCTTAAATCAACATATAGGGATAGGTATTCCTTGGGACCTCGATAGAAAGTCAGGGGGCGTTACGATTTTATCTCCCTATGTAAAAGAACAAGAAGGGGCTTGGTATTCGGGAACAGCTAACGCTATTTATCAAAATATCAAGTTCATTGACAATTATAATCCTGAGTATGTACTGATTCTTTCAGGAGACCATATCTATAAGATGGATTATAGTAAGATGTTAGATTACCATAAAGAAAATAACTGTGATGCAACCATTGCCGTATTAGAAATTCCGATAGAAGAAGCCCATCGCTTTGGAATTATGAATACCGGAGACGGAGATCGCATCGTTGAATTTGAAGAAAAGCCCAAAAATCCTAAGAGCAATTTAGCGTCCATGGGCATTTACATATTTACATGGAAAAAATTAAGACAAGCACTCATTGATGATAATGCGCGCCATGAAGACAGCGATTTTGGAAAGCATATTATTCCTACGATGTTAGAAAATGAAGATAGGGTTTATGCGTATCGCTTCAGAGATTATTGGAAAGATGTAGGAACCATCGAATCTTATTGGCAAGCCAATATGGAACTTATTGAAACGCTCCCCAGTTTTAATTTATATGAAGAGTTCTGGAAGTTTTATACCAATTTAGATGACCAGACACCTCAATATATTGGGGGAGAAGCAGAAGTTCAAAAGAGTATTATCTCGGAAGGCTGCGAAGTCTACGGAGAAGTCATCAATTCCGTATTAGGGCCTGGAGTAATTGTAGAAAAAGGCGCTGTTGTAAAAGATACGATTGTAATGGCAAATACCGTAGTAAAAGAAGGTTCTGTGCTTGATCGCTGCATCGTAGCTGAAAATTGCATCATTAATGAAAATGTTAGAATAGGAGAAGGAGAAAACATACCTAATGAAAAGAAACCAAGCATATATAACACAGGTATTAGTGTTGTAGGGGAAAACACTACGATACCTGAGGGCGTATGGATTGGTAAAAACTGTGTTGTATATGGGGATACAACACCGGAGCATTATGACAACGGAAGATTAGAGTCAGGATCTTCTCTGATTCTGGAAGGGGTGGAAGCATGA
- the glgD gene encoding glucose-1-phosphate adenylyltransferase subunit GlgD, whose product MRAVGIILEGGKSEKLKDLLVKRAIPAMPIGGCYRAVDFTLSNMANSGINKVAVITQYNCRSLLDHLSSAKWWDLGRKQGGLFVFSPYISNNNPFGYRGTADAIYRNISFLKKSNEPFVIIASGDDIYKMDYNKVLEYHQQKQADITIVCKDLKGEDVSDYGVMNLDEDYRLKEFEEKPIDPQSSIISLGIYVIQRTLLIKLLEDIVSEGRFDIVNDIIVRYRRKLKIYGYPFEGYWRSIRTTESYFDVNMDFLKKDVRDLFLNQYPYIATKVKDEPPAKYNPGACVKDCLVGGGSIINGCVESSVLFRKVFTGTDSHIKNSVIMEGTYVGNNCKIEYAILDKEVVVSDGRELIGTKEKPIILKKGSVI is encoded by the coding sequence ATGAGAGCGGTTGGAATTATCTTAGAAGGCGGAAAAAGTGAAAAGCTAAAGGATTTACTTGTAAAAAGAGCTATTCCGGCTATGCCCATAGGCGGATGTTATAGAGCAGTAGACTTTACTCTTAGCAATATGGCTAATTCGGGAATCAATAAAGTAGCCGTTATTACCCAATACAACTGCCGTTCCCTTTTAGACCATTTATCCTCTGCAAAGTGGTGGGATCTAGGAAGAAAACAAGGAGGACTTTTTGTTTTCTCACCTTACATCTCCAATAATAATCCTTTCGGATATCGTGGAACTGCAGATGCCATCTATAGAAATATAAGCTTCTTAAAGAAAAGTAACGAACCCTTTGTAATCATCGCATCTGGGGACGATATTTATAAAATGGATTATAATAAAGTGCTTGAATATCATCAGCAAAAACAAGCGGATATTACCATCGTATGCAAGGATTTAAAAGGAGAAGATGTATCCGATTACGGCGTTATGAATCTTGATGAGGATTATAGATTAAAGGAATTCGAAGAAAAGCCAATCGATCCTCAAAGCAGTATCATATCTTTAGGCATTTATGTGATACAAAGAACCCTGCTGATTAAGCTTTTAGAAGATATCGTATCCGAAGGTCGTTTTGATATTGTAAACGATATTATTGTAAGATACAGAAGAAAACTTAAAATATACGGATATCCTTTTGAAGGATACTGGAGAAGCATCAGAACAACAGAGTCCTACTTTGATGTAAATATGGACTTCTTAAAGAAAGATGTAAGAGATTTATTCTTAAATCAATATCCGTATATTGCAACAAAAGTAAAGGACGAACCACCTGCAAAATACAATCCAGGAGCTTGCGTAAAAGACTGCTTGGTTGGCGGAGGCTCCATTATAAACGGATGTGTAGAAAGTTCTGTTTTATTTAGAAAAGTCTTTACAGGTACAGATTCACATATTAAAAATTCTGTTATCATGGAAGGCACATATGTTGGAAACAACTGCAAGATTGAATACGCAATCTTAGATAAAGAAGTTGTAGTTTCTGACGGAAGAGAGCTTATCGGTACGAAGGAAAAACCGATTATTTTGAAAAAAGGTAGCGTAATTTAG
- the spoVG gene encoding septation regulator SpoVG: MEITDIRVRKINKEGKMKAVVSVTFDNEFVVHDIKVIEGDKGRFIAMPSRKTIDGEFRDIAHPINSTTRDKIQTAVLEKYEMVLLAESDEVEDEIAADIEM; this comes from the coding sequence ATGGAAATCACAGATATTCGTGTACGTAAAATTAACAAGGAAGGTAAAATGAAGGCAGTTGTTTCTGTTACTTTTGATAACGAATTTGTTGTGCATGATATTAAGGTAATCGAAGGCGATAAGGGTCGTTTTATTGCAATGCCCAGCCGTAAGACGATTGATGGAGAATTTAGAGATATTGCTCATCCAATTAATTCTACAACCCGTGATAAGATCCAAACAGCTGTTTTGGAAAAGTATGAAATGGTGCTTCTAGCAGAATCAGATGAAGTTGAGGACGAAATTGCTGCCGATATCGAAATGTAA